TGTTTTGGTCTTTGGTAGGAAACAACACACCTTTCTAATGTTGTTATCCGCCATGGCTTCCTAGTTCCCGAGCCAATCTTCCGAAATACAGCCAATCGATTACTGTTCTCGTGGTCCCCGTTCTTCCTcaaatctatatttattttattttggttcgcATATTTTAGTTAATAGCATTCAAATCCCTAAGGTTACATGAACTTTTAATTTGAGCCCTTCATGTCTAATCATTGGTGATACCAGAAAACAAATGgaaacaatttaaatattttagtttagtaGTTAATCCTACAAAAGTCATACATAAAGTTATGATAACATAAAAGGGACATAATTCCCATCATATAGGACAATATCTTCGACAGTAGTTGTTGCATTATCTAAGAGACATTGGTAAAGACACCCGCACGCTTGTTTGATCTTGTGTTATACCTTGGTTTCTTCACAGCTCTCTCGGAATCTTCATGGCATTCTCctgagaaaaagaaatgaaagattAAAACATACTTCCCTTGCAAAAAGATTAAACACAAATTTCCTCTCCCTCCAAAACAATGTCTATaacaaacttgagaaatgattCATATTTCATACCTTTCTGACAGGGTTTAAGCCTGCAGAAACTGTGCTCAATCTCTCTACAGAAAACATTGCAGACCTTAGCTTGAAAGACTTTGGTCGTGTCACAAGAATCCTTGGCTACAAACGTGATGAAGTAAATGTATCCTCTATTCCTGTAAAGATTTGCTTTCTCGACCTCAACAAATTCAAAACTGGTCCCCTGTTTTTTTACAGGaatcaaatataataaaataaatataataagaaatagACAACTGAATTGAACTAGTTTTTTGGTCGGAAAAAGAACACACCTCTCTAACGTTGTAATCTGCAACGGATTCCTGAGCCAATCTTCCGAAAAACTGTCTATCGGTTTCTGTTATTAAGGTTGAATGGCATTCATCAAGAAACGAAGGGTAGAAATCGAAAAGGCATCGGAACTTGGA
The window above is part of the Brassica napus cultivar Da-Ae chromosome C3, Da-Ae, whole genome shotgun sequence genome. Proteins encoded here:
- the LOC111204353 gene encoding uncharacterized protein LOC111204353, producing the protein MASSSRIDYEINSDPFDPECVIASFNALLGELTEKEKLLLERIRGKEDNTSPKYTDQEERNLINSQIRKSQGFDVDFSKFRCLFDFYPSFLDECHSTLITETDRQFFGRLAQESVADYNVREGTSFEFVEVEKANLYRNRGYIYFITFVAKDSCDTTKVFQAKVCNVFCREIEHSFCRLKPCQKGECHEDSERAVKKPRYNTRSNKRAGVFTNVS